In the Melitaea cinxia chromosome 28, ilMelCinx1.1, whole genome shotgun sequence genome, one interval contains:
- the LOC123667508 gene encoding 23 kDa integral membrane protein-like codes for MATTGSRVALHILNAINFVISLAIAAASLWFFCQVYEFTRLRNSNHYLLDYTVYWPQAIPWIFFFVALFVIGVTACGFAGTRKKSRGLLKVYIVMLSIVILCLIAAAVIALVLADNKSTDDFVKDTVWDVYFQAKIDNEVAESFGVIERKLHCCGADSPRDYKNWKSEFPMSCCDVYYHGWLEPYTIDCEFTNKLANERHGCSTVAAQYARIAIKVLSAASIFTAFIGIISVMVAVMLSRALEKRNRAPVQNESESKKVLL; via the coding sequence ATGGCTACTACCGGTTCTAGAGTCGCCCTTCACATTCTAAATGCGATTAATTTCGTAATATCGCTCGCGATCGCCGCCGCATCGCTATGGTTCTTCTGTCAAGTTTACGAGTTCACTAGATTGAGGAACAGCAACCATTACTTACTGGACTACACCGTGTACTGGCCTCAGGCGATCCCGTGGATTTTCTTCTTTGTCGCCTTGTTCGTGATCGGTGTTACGGCCTGCGGTTTCGCGGGAACCAGGAAGAAAAGTCGGGGTCTATTGAAAGTGTATATTGTTATGTTGTCGATAGTGATTCTGTGTCTGATAGCGGCCGCTGTTATCGCTCTTGTACTCGCTGACAACAAATCGACGGATGACTTCGTTAAAGACACAGTATGGGATGTGTATTTCCAAGCGAAGATAGATAATGAAGTCGCTGAATCGTTTGGTGTTATTGAAAGAAAACTTCATTGCTGTGGAGCTGATAGCCCGAGAGATTACAAGAATTGGAAGTCCGAGTTCCCAATGTCGTGCTGTGATGTGTACTACCACGGATGGCTGGAGCCGTATACAATTGACTGCGAATTCACAAATAAATTAGCTAATGAAAGGCATGGCTGCTCCACTGTAGCGGCTCAATACGCGAGGATAGCGATCAAGGTCCTGTCAGCTGCGTCTATTTTTACCGCCTTTATTGGTATAATTAGTGTGATGGTGGCTGTAATGTTGTCACGAGCGTTGGAAAAGAGAAACCGTGCGCCAGTCCAGAATGAGTCCGAGAGCAAGAAGGTTTTACTGTAG
- the LOC123667529 gene encoding CD151 antigen-like codes for MAKDELIKGVLYVVNVLYAVFGFVTAATGIWFFVQLSEFVALRNSNHYLLDYRVYWPQVAPWLFILLGMFVMMVACCGWFGASRESRGLLGIYALFLILIILGQAIAATLIFVFVDGEDTDRFVKDTVYDGYYNSQSNPDVFKAFGRIERKLRCCGANDARDYRSWRNDLPLTCCLDSYYRATCDFTDKEANERLGCAKVAAVYTKIISSSVAGASLLISLVEIAGVILAWKLFNSLREVEHYITERKEGETEC; via the coding sequence ATGGCGAAAGACGAGTTAATTAAGGGTGTTCTTTATGTCGTGAACGTGTTATACGCTGTGTTCGGGTTCGTGACCGCCGCGACCGGAATATGGTTTTTTGTGCAGCTATCAGAATTTGTGGCTCTGAGGAATAGCAACCATTATTTGCTGGACTACAGAGTCTACTGGCCACAAGTGGCGCCATGGCTCTTCATATTATTGGGAATGTTTGTGATGATGGTCGCTTGCTGTGGATGGTTCGGAGCCAGCCGGGAGAGCAGAGGATTGCTCGGTATCTACGCGTTGTTCCTCATCCTGATCATCCTGGGACAGGCCATCGCTGCGACCCTGATCTTCGTGTTTGTTGATGGTGAGGATACAGACAGATTCGTCAAGGATACGGTGTACGATGGGTACTATAACTCCCAATCAAACCCTGATGTCTTCAAAGCCTTCGGTAGGATTGAGAGAAAGCTGAGATGCTGCGGAGCGAACGACGCTAGAGATTACAGGAGCTGGAGAAACGATCTGCCTCTGACCTGCTGTCTGGATAGCTATTACAGAGCAACTTGTGACTTCACGGATAAGGAAGCGAATGAAAGATTAGGTTGTGCTAAAGTAGCGGCAGTGTACACTAAGATTATCAGTTCGTCAGTAGCTGGTGCGTCTTTGCTCATATCATTAGTTGAGATAGCAGGTGTGATTCTCGCTTGGAAGCTTTTCAATTCTTTAAGAGAAGTCGAGCATTACATCACGGAGAGGAAAGAGGGTGAAACTGAGTGTTAA